Part of the Streptomyces sp. WMMC500 genome is shown below.
ACGGTGCCGGTCGGGTTGTGCGGGCTGCACAGCAGGAACGCCGCGCGGTGGCCGCCGGCGCGGGCGGCGGTGAACGCCTCGTCCAGGGCGCCGAGGTCGATGCGGCGGTCCTTGCCGAGCGGGGCCTCGACCACGCGCCGGCCCAGGTTCTCGGTGAAGGCGTAGAACGGCGGATAGACCGGGGAGTTGACGACGACGGCGTCGTCCGGGCCCGTGACCAGCTTCAGCACCTCGACGATGCCGAGCATCACGTCCGGCACGAGGGCGACCCGCTCGGCCGGAATCCGCCAGTCCCAGCGGCGCCCGGCGAACTCCGCCAGGGCCTCGGCGTACGGCTCGACGGTGGCGTACCCGGTGTCGCCCAGGTCGATCGCGGTCCGCACCGCCTCGGCGACGGGCTCGGCGAGCAGCGTGTCCATCTCGGCGACCCACAGCGGCAGCACGTCGGGCGGGTACGTCCGCCACTTCATCGACGTCCGCCGGCGCAACTCCGCGAGCGACGGCCCGCGCAGCGGGTCGGCCACCGGGACGCCGGGCGCCCCGGCGCTCACCGGCGCCCGCCCGCGGGGCGTGGCGGGACGGGGCGGGCGAGGGGACTGTCCGATCGGGCCATGCCTGCCATCGTAGGTCGGCCCGCCGACACCGGACCTGCGAATTCCCGCCTCCCGACGCGACGCCCGGCGGCCGGCCGGCGCACCGGACCGGAACCCGGCACGGCTAGCCCTCCGCCACCTGTGCCAGCCACCGCCGGTACGCCCCGGCGAACGGCTCCGCGCCCTCCGTCACCGCCGCCATCAGCCACTGCGCCGACGCCGTCGCGCGCGCCACGGTCTCCTCCGAGTAGCCGTAGCGCACCCGGTGTTCGGCGAACTCGTCCTCGTCCAGCAGCCGCGGCGCGTGCTCCCCGCGCCGCCGGGCGACGTCGAGGTCCAGGTCCACCATGGTGACCTCCGCGGCCGAGCGCCAGCGCGGCGGAGTGGTGACGTCCGCGTAGAGGTCGGTGCGCCGCGGCGGGGCGTTGAACTCGGCGGTCCACCAGGCGTCGCGGGGGAAGAGCGCCACGTGCGCGCACTCGAGGGTCACGGGCGGTCCCGTGCCCTTGCGCGACGTGCCGCCGGGCGGCTGGCCGAGCCACACGCCGTGCTCGTCCTCGCCGAGGCGGCGCATGGTCGAGTTCCAGTGGAGGGTGCCGTCGTACTTGCGGTAGATCACGCGTACCAGGTCGGCCATTGCGGGATCATAGCCCCGGCCGCGGCCCGCGCCGCGCCGCCCCGGTGCCCGGCCCGCGTCAGCCCGACGGCTGCCCGCTGAGCTGGGCGAACTGCATGCGCAGCCCGTCCACGAGGGCCCGCAGCCCGGTGTCGAACGCGCCCTCGTCCAC
Proteins encoded:
- a CDS encoding DUF402 domain-containing protein codes for the protein MADLVRVIYRKYDGTLHWNSTMRRLGEDEHGVWLGQPPGGTSRKGTGPPVTLECAHVALFPRDAWWTAEFNAPPRRTDLYADVTTPPRWRSAAEVTMVDLDLDVARRRGEHAPRLLDEDEFAEHRVRYGYSEETVARATASAQWLMAAVTEGAEPFAGAYRRWLAQVAEG